Below is a genomic region from Pseudoruegeria sp. SHC-113.
GCCAGATCGAAGCCGCCACCGCCGGTGGCGCGCAGTTTGGCGATCATCTCTTCGTTGTTGGATTTGGTCACCTCGACGGTGTGGCCGGTTTTCTCTTCGAACATCGCCACCACGTCGTCGGGCGCGTAACCGCCCCAGGTGAGCAGGCGCAGGGTGTCGGCTTGGGCCACGGAAACGAGGCCCGCCAGCATGGTGCCGGCCAGCAGGAATGTCTTGGTCATGGGGAATCCTCTCTGTTGTCTTTTTGAAATTGCCACCAACATGCGCGTTTCCGACCAAACGGTCAAATTCTCTTTCAGCGCGCAAGGGGCTCTTTTTCATGCAACCATGACGGCTGCATGACAGTTGAGCCGGTCGAGGCAAAGACTACGCCTGCCTAGAGCGTTTCAGATAAAACATGAATCGCTTCTTCGCTGCCTCTCCCTTCGGTCGAACGCGAAAAGCGATGCAGATTGTGTCAGGTTGAACCCGAAACGCTTCAGATCAAACGGGCCATCTGTTCGGCCGCGTCTTGAAGTGGCGCGAGGTTATCCACGAGGCTCGCCACCGAATGGCGCTGAGTGGGCGCGTGGATGGAGAGCGTCGTCAGCAGCCGGCCTTCGTCGTCCCGGATCGGCACCGCCACGGCCACCATGCCCGCCATGAACTCCTGATCATCCGTCGCGTAGCCGCGCTTGCTGATGGCGGCCAGATCGGCCAGCAACCGGGCCTCGTCCTGAATGGAATGTTCGGTATGGGCTTGCAGATCCAGCCATTTCAACAGCCGCGCCAGCTTGTCGGAGCGCAGCGAGGAGAGATACATCTTGCCGCTGGCGGTGCAGTGAAACGGCACCTGCGTGCCGATGGGCAGTTGGATGCGCAGGGGCCAATGGGTTTCCACCCGGTCCAGATAAACCATGCCCGAGCGCCCCGGCGCGGCGAGGTTGCAGGTCTCGCCCACGGTGGTGGCCAGATGGCGCATGATGAACAGCCGTTCCGTCCGGATCCGCTGCGACGACAGCGTGTTGGACGCGAGCTTGCGCATCCGGTGGCCCGGCCCGAAGGAGCGGCCATCGGCATCGCGTTGCAGAAAGCCCTGCTCCTCCGCCGTGGCCAGCAGCCGGTGCATTGTCGCCTTGGGCAGATCCAGCGCCTCGGCCAGTGCGGCAGGCGCGACCGGCGTGCCCTGCCGGGCCACCTCCTCGAGCAGGAGCAGGAGCCGCACGTTCGGCGGGACCTGCCCTTTTGCGTCGGGGGAAGTGGCGTCTTCCGGCATATGTCACGTCCTATCTGTTTGGCAGCAGCGCTAGTGCAAGCTCCGGGGTCAGGGCAACCAGCACCCAGACACTGATCAGCGCGATGAGATAGGGCACGGTATAGCGCAGCAATTTGAAATAGGGCACTCCCGTTACGCCGGATGCGACATAGAGGTTAAGGCCGTAGGGCGGCGTGATGAATCCGATCGACGCGCCGACGAGGAAGATCACCGAGAAGTGGATCGGATCCACCCCCACATCCGCCGCAATCGGAGCAAGGATCGGGGCGAGGATGATCGTCACCGGCAGGGATTCCAGCACCATGCCGGAGAAGAAGACGATGATCATCGCGGTGAAGAGCACCGCGTAATAGCCGCCCATGGAGGTGACGAAATCACCGATCACCTGCTGGGCCCCCAAGAGCGACAGGATCTGCTGCATCACCACCGATACCGCGATCAGCGGTGCGAGGATGCCGGTGATTTCGGCGGAGCGCATGGTGATGCCGGGGATCTGGAACAGGGTGAAGCCTTCCACCACCAGCTGTTCGGCATAGCTCTTCTCTTCCCATGTCTTGTCCTGCCGCAGGCGCAGGGCGCGGGTGATCACGTAGGAGACAAGCCCGGCGATGATGCAAAAGCCCACTGTCACGCCCGCGGCTTCCGTGGGGGAGAACTTGCCGGTGTAGATGCCCCAGAGCACCAGGCCGATGGCGAAGAAGCCGAGCCAAGCGCCGAAGGCGGTTTTCAGCACGCGGTTGAGTTGCAGCGGGATCAGGTAGCCCCAGCCATTGATCCGGCAGATGATCCAGCAGGCCACCTGCATGCCGATCACCATCAGCGCGCCGGGCACGATGCCCGCCACGAAGAGATCGGAGATCGGCAGGTTCATCAGGAAGCCGTAGACGATGAAGATGATCGATGGCGGGATGATGATGCCCACGGTGCCGCCGGCCGCCGCCGTGGCGGCCGAGAAGCGCTCGTCATAGCCGCCCTTCACCATTTCCGGGTGCAGCATCGAGCCGATGGTGGCCGTGGTGGCGGAGTTGGAGCCGGAGATGGCGGCAAACAGCCCGCAGGCTCCGAGGCTCGCCATCGCCAGCCCGCCCCGCAGCCAGCCGAGGCAGGCATAGGCGAAATCCGACAGCCTGCGCGCGATGCCGGATTTGTTGATCAGGTCG
It encodes:
- a CDS encoding TRAP transporter large permease, with amino-acid sequence MADSTLVTLISVGVTFLFMLGVPVFLVIAYWVVGCSFVLGLTLDNMGAELLNVFNKGFALLAMPLFILTGDLINKSGIARRLSDFAYACLGWLRGGLAMASLGACGLFAAISGSNSATTATIGSMLHPEMVKGGYDERFSAATAAAGGTVGIIIPPSIIFIVYGFLMNLPISDLFVAGIVPGALMVIGMQVACWIICRINGWGYLIPLQLNRVLKTAFGAWLGFFAIGLVLWGIYTGKFSPTEAAGVTVGFCIIAGLVSYVITRALRLRQDKTWEEKSYAEQLVVEGFTLFQIPGITMRSAEITGILAPLIAVSVVMQQILSLLGAQQVIGDFVTSMGGYYAVLFTAMIIVFFSGMVLESLPVTIILAPILAPIAADVGVDPIHFSVIFLVGASIGFITPPYGLNLYVASGVTGVPYFKLLRYTVPYLIALISVWVLVALTPELALALLPNR
- a CDS encoding IclR family transcriptional regulator, which translates into the protein MPEDATSPDAKGQVPPNVRLLLLLEEVARQGTPVAPAALAEALDLPKATMHRLLATAEEQGFLQRDADGRSFGPGHRMRKLASNTLSSQRIRTERLFIMRHLATTVGETCNLAAPGRSGMVYLDRVETHWPLRIQLPIGTQVPFHCTASGKMYLSSLRSDKLARLLKWLDLQAHTEHSIQDEARLLADLAAISKRGYATDDQEFMAGMVAVAVPIRDDEGRLLTTLSIHAPTQRHSVASLVDNLAPLQDAAEQMARLI